The following proteins are co-located in the Abditibacteriaceae bacterium genome:
- a CDS encoding S8 family serine peptidase codes for MTKKFSKNFCTNIVCGAAALAALGSTRVGQAQTPETTFFYSGGKRHPLVVSKRWTVLQLAPGASAPAVASAAKARAGVEAGGTTRTLASRSKGLVLVPLQQARTGESASDVRRAAKASLRTVPGVRGVRRAFGNAETPIVETDQIVVQFRAGVNAREVLTKYGVSIVRPLGSFAPNGFVGVVQNPDARGAVETANAIYENESVIFSHANLIRPKKKRFVPNDPLYSQQWHLNNTGQGGGKAGADIKAQLAWDITRGSSNVIIAIIDDGVDVNHEDLRDKIVAGYDVVDGDSDPRPFGTTDSHGTACAGVAAGTGNNALGVSGAAPNARIMPIRLLGNSAAGESTAGDTEEAEALRFAVDNGASIINNSWGPSDAEAVNGEWWLPHEATPAPLPDVVKAAIDYATTSGRGGKGCVVLWAAGNGNESADADGYASYSRNITVAASTNKDLHSNYSDFGTSVDVSAPSDWGPDGSVPDAGTLGITTTDNTGTNGDSTGNYYNAFGGTSSATPLTSGVVALMLSARPDLTRTQVQQILQSTADKIDPSGLYPYNSSGHSTRFGYGRINALKAVQGAINAPGGTAPTISSFTPSIGKIGTKVTINGTNFTGATAVRFNGISATSPTITATSISAFVPTGATTGAISVTTPGGTATSTTSFIVDTVAPTISIASPVNGSFVRALPTTFTGSVNDNNGIARVNRVIWYLRRPLGTGFEYWNAATQVWGATVVANTSTPARPGTSTTWSSVGALPTGANLTDGAYTVLAYAYDTAGNSGNTTRAFTLDRVLPTITINTPIKSSIVSAIPNMTGSVNDNNGIARVSRVIWYLRRPLGTGFEYWNAATQVWGATVVANTSTPARPSTNTSWGSVGAMPSGANLANGAYTALAYAYDAAGNSGSTTNTFTVQRTGLPTVAISSPAANATLTSLATATGTATDSDGISEVYAYLGRYTGTTLTHYYNWSTRRWTTNGGETGVDVLATGTSNWSLKMPPLEAGKYALAVAAYDNAAPQNASATVTHIFTTTKVPHDNFAAAYAIGGSSGRVGLGNRGATRETGEPNHGGEGGITSVWYSWTPTASGSVTFTTAGSSFDTLLGIYTGTSVGATTQRAFNDDESATLSTSKATFTAVAGTNYRIAVDGYNGATGDILLAWTQTVAGGSEATISEPQTAETSSVRLSSASALVRGAQITLQFTGALEAATAGDPSRYAVTVNGQSVDVSSAAYADSRVTLWLDEGVLTAGAAVQVAWRVRDSKGLSCIGKTDTVVAK; via the coding sequence ATGACAAAGAAATTCAGTAAGAATTTTTGTACGAACATCGTGTGCGGCGCTGCGGCGCTGGCAGCACTGGGCAGCACGCGCGTTGGACAGGCGCAAACACCTGAAACCACGTTTTTTTACTCTGGCGGGAAGCGGCATCCGCTCGTCGTGTCGAAGCGTTGGACTGTTTTGCAACTGGCGCCCGGCGCTTCGGCTCCGGCAGTTGCTTCGGCAGCGAAAGCGCGGGCCGGAGTCGAGGCCGGAGGCACAACCAGAACGCTTGCAAGCCGCAGCAAAGGGCTTGTCCTAGTTCCGCTCCAGCAGGCGCGTACGGGCGAATCGGCTTCCGACGTGCGTCGGGCAGCAAAAGCAAGTCTGCGCACGGTTCCGGGTGTGCGCGGCGTGAGGCGTGCGTTTGGCAACGCGGAAACGCCGATTGTCGAAACCGACCAGATCGTGGTGCAGTTCCGCGCGGGCGTTAATGCGCGCGAGGTATTGACGAAATATGGCGTTTCTATCGTGCGCCCGCTGGGCAGCTTTGCTCCCAACGGCTTCGTCGGAGTTGTGCAAAACCCCGATGCGCGTGGGGCCGTCGAAACCGCCAACGCAATCTACGAAAACGAATCGGTTATTTTTTCACACGCGAACCTGATTCGTCCCAAGAAAAAGCGTTTTGTTCCCAACGATCCGCTGTATTCACAGCAATGGCATCTCAATAACACCGGGCAGGGCGGCGGTAAGGCAGGGGCGGACATCAAGGCGCAACTCGCGTGGGACATCACGCGGGGAAGCAGCAACGTCATCATTGCAATTATCGATGACGGCGTGGATGTGAACCACGAAGACCTGCGCGACAAAATTGTAGCGGGGTACGACGTTGTCGATGGTGACAGCGATCCGCGCCCGTTTGGTACCACGGACTCGCATGGCACGGCTTGCGCCGGAGTCGCTGCGGGCACGGGCAACAATGCGCTGGGTGTTTCGGGCGCAGCGCCAAACGCGCGCATTATGCCAATTCGCCTGCTTGGCAACAGCGCGGCAGGCGAGAGCACAGCGGGCGATACCGAAGAAGCCGAAGCCCTACGTTTCGCTGTCGATAATGGCGCTTCCATTATCAATAACTCGTGGGGACCGAGCGACGCCGAAGCCGTGAATGGCGAATGGTGGCTGCCGCACGAGGCGACTCCGGCGCCTTTGCCCGATGTGGTGAAAGCAGCTATCGATTATGCGACCACCAGTGGACGTGGCGGTAAAGGCTGCGTCGTGTTGTGGGCTGCCGGAAACGGCAATGAATCCGCCGATGCCGATGGCTATGCGTCCTATAGCCGCAATATTACAGTTGCCGCTTCGACCAATAAAGACCTCCATTCCAACTACTCCGACTTTGGCACTTCCGTCGATGTCTCTGCTCCGAGCGACTGGGGCCCGGACGGTAGCGTGCCCGATGCTGGAACCCTTGGCATCACCACGACCGACAATACCGGAACCAATGGCGACTCGACAGGAAACTATTACAACGCGTTCGGCGGCACATCATCGGCTACCCCATTGACTTCGGGTGTCGTTGCGTTAATGCTTTCGGCGCGCCCCGACCTCACCCGCACACAGGTTCAGCAAATTTTGCAGAGCACAGCCGATAAAATCGACCCGAGCGGGCTGTACCCGTACAACTCAAGCGGTCATTCGACGCGCTTCGGCTACGGGCGCATCAACGCCCTTAAAGCTGTGCAGGGCGCAATCAACGCTCCGGGCGGAACAGCGCCGACAATCAGCAGTTTCACCCCGAGCATCGGAAAAATCGGTACCAAAGTCACCATCAATGGCACCAATTTCACCGGCGCGACGGCTGTGAGATTCAATGGCATCAGCGCAACATCACCGACAATCACCGCAACGTCGATTTCGGCTTTCGTCCCGACCGGTGCCACAACCGGCGCGATCTCTGTCACCACGCCTGGAGGCACGGCGACCAGCACAACTTCTTTCATTGTTGACACCGTTGCACCGACGATCTCCATAGCGTCTCCCGTCAATGGTTCGTTTGTCAGAGCGCTGCCAACAACTTTCACGGGTTCGGTAAACGACAACAATGGCATTGCGCGTGTCAATCGCGTGATCTGGTATCTGCGCCGTCCTCTGGGGACCGGCTTTGAATACTGGAATGCAGCGACTCAGGTGTGGGGCGCAACGGTTGTTGCCAACACCAGCACACCGGCGCGTCCGGGCACAAGTACAACCTGGAGCTCGGTAGGCGCGTTGCCCACAGGTGCCAACCTCACCGATGGCGCTTACACAGTCTTGGCTTATGCTTATGACACGGCGGGAAACAGCGGCAACACAACGCGCGCTTTTACTCTCGACCGCGTCCTGCCTACAATCACGATTAACACTCCCATCAAGAGCAGCATTGTTTCGGCAATTCCCAACATGACAGGCTCGGTGAACGACAATAACGGTATCGCGCGAGTCAGTCGTGTGATCTGGTATCTCCGCCGTCCTTTGGGGACCGGCTTTGAATACTGGAATGCAGCGACTCAGGTGTGGGGAGCAACGGTTGTTGCCAACACCAGCACGCCAGCGCGTCCGAGCACGAATACGTCTTGGGGTTCGGTAGGAGCCATGCCTTCGGGGGCCAACCTTGCCAACGGCGCTTACACGGCTCTGGCTTATGCCTACGATGCTGCTGGAAACAGCGGTAGCACAACCAACACGTTTACGGTCCAGCGAACAGGGTTGCCGACGGTTGCGATTTCATCGCCTGCCGCCAATGCGACCCTGACATCGCTGGCGACAGCAACCGGCACCGCTACCGATAGCGATGGCATCAGCGAAGTTTATGCTTACCTAGGTCGCTACACCGGAACCACGTTGACGCACTACTACAACTGGTCAACGCGCCGTTGGACGACCAATGGTGGAGAAACCGGCGTCGATGTGCTTGCTACGGGAACAAGCAACTGGAGCTTGAAAATGCCTCCGCTCGAAGCCGGCAAATATGCACTGGCTGTTGCGGCTTATGATAATGCGGCACCGCAAAATGCTTCCGCGACGGTCACGCATATTTTCACCACCACCAAAGTTCCGCACGACAACTTCGCGGCGGCCTATGCGATTGGTGGCAGTTCGGGCCGCGTTGGTTTAGGCAATCGCGGCGCGACGCGGGAAACCGGCGAGCCGAATCATGGTGGAGAAGGAGGAATCACTTCGGTGTGGTACTCGTGGACGCCAACGGCTTCGGGCAGCGTGACCTTCACCACTGCGGGCAGCTCGTTCGATACCCTGCTCGGCATTTACACCGGCACTTCGGTAGGAGCGACCACGCAGCGCGCCTTTAACGACGACGAAAGCGCGACGCTTTCGACCAGCAAAGCCACTTTCACTGCAGTTGCGGGTACGAATTACCGCATTGCCGTGGACGGCTACAACGGCGCGACCGGCGACATCCTGCTCGCATGGACGCAAACCGTTGCGGGGGGAAGCGAAGCAACAATCTCCGAGCCGCAAACTGCAGAGACATCTTCCGTTCGTCTATCGAGCGCCTCGGCACTCGTGCGCGGTGCGCAGATAACTTTGCAGTTCACAGGCGCTTTAGAGGCAGCCACTGCCGGCGATCCTTCGCGCTATGCGGTGACGGTCAACGGGCAAAGCGTGGATGTTTCTTCCGCTGCCTATGCCGATAGCCGTGTCACGCTCTGGCTTGATGAAGGCGTCCTTACTGCGGGTGCTGCGGTGCAAGTGGCGTGGCGTGTTCGCGATTCCAAAGGGCTGTCCTGTATCGGAAAAACAGACACCGTCGTCGCAAAGTAA
- the metK gene encoding methionine adenosyltransferase translates to MAATSYHFTSESVTEGHPDKMADQISDAVLDALLREDKASRVACETFLTTGLVLVAGEITTKAYVEIPQIVRKVVKDIGYTRAKFGFDYLTTGVMTSIQQQSPDIAQGVNASEETREGNTDPYEQTGAGDQGMMFGYAAKETPELMPLPIQLAHQLCEKLAGVRKEKTLDFLRPDGKSQVTVRYENDVPVAVDKVLISTQHHPEATQAEIREGLIESVIRPVLGDWWNDSIEIFVNPTGRFVIGGPQGDTGLTGRKIIVDTYGGAGRHGGGAFSGKDPTKVDRSATYMMRYVAKNVVAAGLAQRCETQVAYAIGRAEPLSVYVNTYGTGNVSDDAIAKAITETFDLRPKAIIDTLDLLRPIYRKTAAYGHFGREDADFTWERTDKAEALKKAAGA, encoded by the coding sequence ATGGCAGCAACCTCGTACCATTTCACGTCCGAAAGCGTGACCGAAGGCCACCCGGACAAGATGGCCGACCAGATTTCCGACGCCGTCCTCGACGCACTTTTGCGCGAAGACAAAGCCTCGCGCGTCGCGTGCGAAACCTTCCTTACCACCGGTTTGGTTTTAGTCGCAGGCGAAATCACCACCAAAGCGTATGTCGAGATTCCGCAAATCGTGCGCAAAGTCGTCAAAGACATCGGCTACACACGCGCCAAGTTCGGCTTCGATTACCTGACAACCGGCGTGATGACGTCGATTCAGCAGCAGTCGCCCGACATCGCGCAAGGCGTCAACGCGAGCGAAGAAACTCGCGAAGGCAACACCGACCCGTATGAACAAACCGGCGCCGGCGACCAGGGCATGATGTTTGGCTACGCCGCCAAAGAAACGCCCGAATTGATGCCGCTTCCGATTCAGCTCGCGCACCAGTTGTGTGAAAAGCTGGCAGGTGTTCGCAAGGAAAAGACGCTCGATTTCTTGCGCCCCGATGGAAAAAGCCAGGTCACAGTGCGTTACGAAAACGACGTGCCGGTTGCTGTCGATAAGGTTCTTATCTCGACGCAGCATCACCCCGAAGCGACACAAGCCGAAATCCGCGAAGGCCTCATCGAAAGCGTGATTCGTCCGGTTTTGGGCGATTGGTGGAATGACAGCATCGAGATTTTCGTCAACCCGACAGGCCGCTTCGTTATCGGCGGGCCGCAGGGTGACACCGGACTCACCGGACGCAAAATCATCGTTGATACCTACGGCGGCGCAGGTCGTCATGGCGGCGGCGCGTTTTCGGGCAAAGACCCCACCAAAGTTGACCGCAGCGCAACCTACATGATGCGTTATGTGGCGAAGAACGTGGTTGCCGCTGGGCTGGCGCAACGCTGCGAAACGCAGGTTGCTTACGCGATTGGCCGCGCCGAACCGCTTTCGGTTTACGTCAACACCTACGGCACCGGAAACGTGTCCGACGATGCGATTGCCAAAGCGATTACCGAAACCTTCGACTTGCGTCCCAAAGCGATTATCGACACGCTCGACTTGTTGCGCCCGATTTACCGCAAAACGGCAGCCTATGGTCACTTTGGTCGCGAAGACGCCGACTTCACCTGGGAACGCACGGACAAAGCCGAAGCACTCAAGAAAGCCGCCGGCGCGTAA